From a single Capsicum annuum cultivar UCD-10X-F1 unplaced genomic scaffold, UCD10Xv1.1 ctg3734, whole genome shotgun sequence genomic region:
- the LOC107859026 gene encoding CSC1-like protein ERD4 has protein sequence MDFPSFLTSLATSFIIFVVLMLLFTWLSRKPGNAEVYYPNRILKGMNPVEGGYMTRNPFSWIREAMSSSETEIINMSGVDTAVYFVFLGTALGIFVFSGIVLLPVLLPVAATDHSIKAVNTTSKGTFNELDKLSMGKVGNSGPQLWAFVVATYWVSIVAYFFLWRAYKHVTELRAKALMSPEVRADQFAILVRDIPSVPEGQSKKEQVDSFFRAIYPETFYRSMVVTNNKKVNKIYEELEGYKKKLERAEAIYAESKKTNPDALKLSHKTGFLGIIGEKVDSIEFYNDKIKELSQQLEAEQKVTLKEKHQSSALVFFNSRVAAASASQNLHAPIVDTWTVMDAPEPRQLIWTNLSKKFYERIIRQYVVYVIVFLTIFFYIIPIGFISALTTLDNLVKLLPFLKPVVNLKAIKTVLEAYLPQLALIIFLALLPKFLLFLSKAEGIPSESHVVRAASGKYFYFTVLNVFIGVTLGGTLFTSFKSIENDPNSIFRVLAKSLPQNATFFLTFVALKFFVGYGLELSRIVPLIIFHLKKKYLCKTEAEIKEAWAPGDLGYATRFPSDMLIMTIVLCYSVIAPIIIPFGAVYFGLGWLLLRNQTLKVYVPSFESYGRMWPHIHTRMLATLILFQATMLGYFGVKEFKPTPVLFPLPIFSLIFGFICQKKFRRFFVSPALEVVSHELKEVPNMEAVFRSFIPPSLSAGKTDEHQFEDALSHVSKPGSSSV, from the exons ATGGATTTTCCATCATTCTTGACATCTTTAGCAActtcatttattatatttgtggTGCTGATGTTGTTATTCACATGGCTTTCAAGAAAACCAGGGAATGCTGAGGTGTATTATCCAAATCGGATCTTAAAAGGTATGAATCCGGTTGAAGGCGGGTACATGACCCGGAACCCATTTTCTTGGATCCGAGAGGCTATGTCATCATCTGAAACTGAAATAATTAACATGTCTGGAGTTGATACTGCTGTCTACTTTGTTTTCCTTGGCACTG ccttgggaatatttgtcttCTCCGGCATAGTTCTGCTGCCTGTACTTCTGCCAGTTGCTGCAACCGATCATAGTATAAAGGCAGTCAATACCACCAGCAAAGGGACTTTCAATGAACTTGATAAGTTATCTATGGGGAAAGTTGGC AATTCAGGTCCGCAGTTGTGGGCATTTGTAGTTGCcacatattgggtttccattgttGCTTACTTCTTTCTGTGGAGAGCGTACAAGCATGTTACGGAATTGAGAGCCAAAGCTCTTATGTCACCAGAAGTCAGAGCCGATCAATTTGCGATTCTTGTCAGGGATATTCCTTCTGTCCCTGAGGGTCAAAGTAAAAAGGAGCAGGTGGATTCATTCTTTAGAGCAATCTACCCTGAAACATTTTATCGATCAATGGTGGTGACGAACAATAAGAAG GTGAACAAAATTTATGAAGAGTTAGAAGGGTATAAAAAGAAGCTTGAACGTGCTGAAGCTATCTATGCGGAGTCAAAGAAAACAAATCCTGATGCACTAAAACTGTCACATAAAACTGGTTTCCTTGGTATTATCGGTGAAAAGGTGGATTCAATTGAATTCTATAATGATAAGATTAAGGAGTTGAGCCAACAGCTAGAAGCCGAGCAAAAGGTGACCCTCAAAGAGAAACATCAATCTTCTGCACTGGTCTTTTTCAACAGCAGGGTGGCTGCAGCTTCAGCATCACAGAATTTACATGCCCCAATAGTTGATACATGGACTGTCATGGATGCTCCAGAACCCCGACAATTGATTTGGACTAATCTTTCGAAAAAGTTTTATGAGAGAATAATCCGCCAATATGTTGTGTATGTTATTGTGTTTCTGACCATATTCTTTTACATAATTCCAATTGGATTCATTTCTGCATTGACAACTCTAGACAATTTGGTGAAGCTTCTCCCGTTTTTGAAACCGGTTGTTAATCTGAAGGCAATTAAGACAGTGCTAGAAGCATATTTGCCTCAACTTGCACTCATCATATTTTTGGCTTTGTTGCCAAAGTTTCTTCTGTTTCTATCCAAAGCAGAGGGCATCCCATCAGAAAGCCACGTGGTAAGAGCTGCTTCagggaaatatttttatttcacagTGCTGAATGTATTTATTGGTGTTACTCTTGGTGGAACTCTATTCACTTCCTTCAAGAGCATCGAGAATGATCCCAACTCTATTTTTCGCGTGTTGGCGAAAAGCCTTCCACAGAATGCAACTTTCTTCTTGACTTTTGTGGCTTTGAA GTTCTTTGTCGGCTATGGGCTGGAGCTATCTAGAATAGTTCCTCTGATCATATTCCATCTCAAGAAGAAGTATTTGTGCAAAACTGAAGCTGAGATAAAGGAGGCTTGGGCTCCTGGCGATCTAGGCTATGCAACCCGATTTCCTAGTGATATGCTGATTATGACAATTGTCCTATGCTATTCCGTCATAGCGCCAATAATTATTCCGTTTGGTGCAGTATACTTCGGTCTAGGGTGGCTTCTTCTCCGCAATCAG ACACTCAAAGTGTATGTTCCCTCATTCGAGAGCTACGGAAGAATGTGGCCCCATATTCATACGCGCATGTTAGCtaccttgattttgtttcaagCTACCATGTTAGGTTACTTCGGTGTTAAAGAGTTCAAACCTACTCCAGTTCTTTTTCCACTTCCAATATTCTCGTTGATCTTCGGGTTCATTTGTCAGAAGAAATTCCGCCGTTTCTTTGTATCTCCAGCCCTCGAGGTTGTTTCGCACGAACTAAAGGAAGTACCCAACATGGAAGCTGTGTTCAGATCTTTCATTCCACCAAGCTTGAGCGCGGGCAAAACCGATGAGCATCAATTTGAGGACGCGTTATCTCATGTGTCAAAACCAGGGTCTTCTTCAGTATGA